The Bombus huntii isolate Logan2020A chromosome 11, iyBomHunt1.1, whole genome shotgun sequence genome includes a window with the following:
- the LOC126870871 gene encoding fidgetin-like protein 1 has product MATIDAEINKEKNNFLAAYHILKFSKNDKDDTEVVDIERRCFAMKYLTAKQCESEDVAACLLQRSLEDYQNLMENRDGINNYWKQCKLQIPKISSNPQKWKSGLCDINMALNFVKSLPCQDNNTMPCHTRLFNDRHVENIINIWKNKETESRNRKISSQAKPNLSQSSNASSKKEVENNMQCEIDKSLFSSNSSTDESISTQMSYSKQSKTYSVNQENQIYARQRLVKFESRSNFKFTREDSFKASKNNQDQSNYHRNNMKLKTQVSVQHNEEDPNTVKSKMSFFKTARDELNVQQMKANKPMQKKTLGGKGSVNSKFVCPFKREKEKTQENTYNNESDTMEDERLKNVESKMVELIKNEIMDSKTTICWDDIAGLEYAKKIIKEVVVYPMLRPDIFTGLRRPPKGILLFGPPGTGKTLIGKCIASQSKSTFFSISASSLTSKWIGEGEKMVRALFAVAKVYQPSVIFVDEIDSLLTQRSETEHESSRRLKTEFLVQLDGATTADEDRILIVGATNRPHELDEAARRRLVKRLYVPLPEFQARKQIINNLLITVPHNLTEEDINNVAGQTKGYSGADMSNLCKEASMGPIRSIPLSQLENIRKEDVRQVTVDDFKEALVHVRPSVSESSLITYVEWDAIYGTGTAQNYKA; this is encoded by the exons ATGGCTACTATTGATGCAGAAATTAATAAGGAGAAGAATAATTTCTTAGCTGCATATCACATcctaaaattttcaaaaaatgaTAAAGATGATACAGAAGTTGTGGACATTGAACGTAGATGTTTtgctatgaaatatttaacagCAAAACAATG tGAATCAGAAGATGTAGCAGCTTGTCTACTTCAAAGAAGTTTGGAAGATTATCAAAACTTAATGGAAAATAGAGATGGGATAAATAATTATTGGAAACAATGTAAGTTACAAATACCAAAGATCAGTAGTAATCCACAGAAATGGAAGTCAGGTTTATGCGATATAAATATGgcattaaattttgtaaaatctttaCCTTGCCAAGATAATAATACCATGCCATGTCATACAAGATTATTTAATGACAGACACGTggagaatattattaatatatggaaaaataaagaaactgAATCAAGAAATAGAAAGATAAGTTCTCAAGCAAAACCAAATCTTAGTCAGAGTTCAAATGCAAGTAGtaaaaaagaagttgaaaataacATGCAATGTGAAATTGATAAATCTTTATTTTCATCCAATAGCTCTACAGATGAAAGTATTAGCACACAAATGAGTTATAGTAAACAATCTAAGACTTATTCTGTCAATCAAGAAAATCAAATTTATGCGCGACAAAGGCTTGTCAAGTTTGAATCTAGATCAAACTTTAAATTTACAAGAGAAGATTCATTTAAAGCATCTAAAAATAATCAGGACCAATCGAATTACCACagaaataatatgaaattaaaaacacAAGTTTCTGTTCAGCATAATGAAGAAGATCCTAACACTGTTAAATCTAAAATGAGTTTTTTCAAAACTGCTAGAGATGAACTAAATGTGCAGCAAATGAAAGCTAATAAGCCAATGCAAAAAAAGACTCTAGGAGGGAAGGGATCTGTTAATTCTAAATTTGTTTGTCCATttaaaagggaaaaagagaaaactcAGGAAAACACGTACAATAATGAAAGTGACACAATGGAAGATGagagattaaaaaatgtagaatCAAAAATGGTTGAACTAATTAAGAATGAAATAATGGATTCAAAGACAACTATTTGTTGGGATGATATAGCTGGTTTAGAATACGCGAAAAAGATTATAAAGGAAGTAGTTGTGTATCCTATGTTGAGACCTGATATTTTCACTGGTTTACGTCGACCACCTAaaggaattttattatttggtCCACCAGGAACAGGGAAAACACTTATAGGAAAATGTATAGCATCGCAAAGCAAATCAACgtttttttcaatatctgcAAGCTCTTTAACTTCAAAATGGATAGGTGAAGGAGAAAAAATGGTCAGAGCGTTATTCGCTGTTGCTAAGGTTTATCAGCCATCAGTGATTTTTGTTGATGAAATAGATTCGCTGCTCACTCAAAGATCTGAAACTGAGCACGAGAGTTCTAGGAGATTAAAAACTGAATTTTTGGTGCAATTAGATGGAGCTACAACTGCAGATGAAGATCGCATTTTAATTGTAGGAGCAACAAATAGACCACACGAACTAGACGAGGCAGCACGTAGACGACTGGTTAAAAGATTGTATGTTCCTTTACCTGAATTCCAAGCTCGTAAACAGATCATAAATAATCTATTAATAACTGTTCCACATAATCTTACTGAAgaagatataaataatgtaGCTGGACAGACAAAAGGATATTCCGGAGCCGATATGTCGAATTTATGTAAAGAAGCTAGCATGGGACCAATTAGAAGTATTCCACTTAGTCAATTAGAGAATATTAGAAAAGAAGATGTCAGACAAGTAACAGTCGATGATTTCAAGGAAGCACTGGTACATGTACGTCCTAGTGTATCAGAATCAAGTCTAATAACTTACGTTGAATGGGATGCTATATATGGAACTGGAACAGCACAGAATTATAAAGCATAA
- the LOC126870878 gene encoding uncharacterized protein LOC126870878 — protein MIFPPDIWEHIFLYVDPLTLINLKIICKCWKEIIDKVLQQSTLWHKLCKDKIPEHFWTTLCETLSPKKYTNFYEKHDVKFWVAMYKLWIKCKNMKKCNAQSKCIKPLKDHHSEYITCIDTSGNLLAMGTSAGFVYFYNIPNLRTSKHIVDHMEYIESVKLLRDGTSIVCISSSINNHICFWDVSTLKPIDRTHGKLICTSYSYCYIAMHNIISIVGSIPKTVYELDSDNIIAIGADNNKVLLYTKGGCCVDLTLNANQKDYTLIHVNSYTRVQPLNIRIRRYYVFKPNIIACIAEYGYVGFLVQGKEWKIYNLFPILHGTPTAILIYAHVLILGLDSGNVHIYYIKDFGAIDFNAINSNKLCPDSSTVISLNIMVNIEEYLIIGYHKKFYIVKFM, from the exons ATGATTTTCCCTCCCGATATATGGGaacatatatttttgtacGTCGATCCACTAACActtataaatttgaaaataatttgtaaatgttGGAAGGAAATTATCGATAAAGTATTGCag CAAAGTACCCTGTGGCATAAATTGTGCAAAGATAAAATTCCTGAACATTTTTGGACCACTTTATGCGAAACATTGAGTCCAAAGAAATATACTAATTTTTATGAGAAACATGATGTTAAATTTTGGGTAGCTATGTATAAATTATGGATTAAATGCAAAAacatgaaaaaatgtaatgCACAAAGTAAATGTATTAAGCCATTAAAAGACCATCATTCAGAATATATTACTTGTATAGATACTTCAG GAAATCTATTAGCAATGGGGACATCTGCAggatttgtttatttttacaatatacCTAATTTACGTACAAGCAAACATATAGTTGATCATATGGAATATATAGAAAGTGTAAAGCTTCTCAGAGAtg gaACAAGTATTGTTTGTATATCTAGTTCTATAAATAATCACATATGCTTTTGGGATGTGAGTACATTGAAGCCAATTGATAGAACCCATGGAAAGTTAATTTG TACAAGTTACAGTTATTGCTATATCGCCATGCataatataataagtattGTGGGATCAATACCAAAAACTGTGTATGAACTTGATTCAGATAATATTATTGCTATTGGTGCAGacaataataaa GTacttttatatacaaaagGAGGGTGCTGTGTAGATTTGACTTTGAATGCAAATCAAAAGGATTATACACTTATACATGTCAACTCTTATACACGTGTTCAACCACTAAATATAAGAATTCgtcgttattatgtatttaaacCAAATATAATTGCCTGTATTGCAG AATATGGATATGTGGGTTTTTTGGTACAAGGAAAAGAATGGAAGatctataatttatttcctATTTTACATGGAACACCTACTGCAATTTTAATATATGCGCATGTACTCATTTTGGGATTGGACTCAG GAAATgttcatatatattatataaaggATTTTGGAGCAATTGATTTTAATGCTATTAATTCAAACAAATTGTGTCCTGACTCCTCAACtgttatttcattaaatataatGGTTAATATTGaggaatatttaattattggtTACCACAAAAAGTTCTATATTGTTAAGTTTATGTAA
- the LOC126870872 gene encoding protein arginine N-methyltransferase 3, translated as MTDQAISSKDNYEYEMDGTSDDDSGDDWEEVTEDFESIPCLFCNEVANNFSIALEHLIASHRFDLKNFIIKHSLDTYSYIKLINFIRHKNVLPDQLNALNIKTWESEEYLRPVIEDDPWLMFDIEDLEEKTTKPIAYTVNSENGCVTLSEAHFAELQRTIQTLRAQLEQRESACLLAIQQIDEMAEKAQKLILDGDLDENNALSSSGNSNCNVDKGYFNIYSHFAIHHEMLTDKVRTESYRDAFLTNANRFGNCVILDVGCGTGILSMFAAKTGCRKVISVDQSNVIYHAIDIVRENNLSDIITLKKGRLEDINLDEDKVDAIVSEWMGYFLLFEGMLDTVIYARDNYLTPGGILLPNRCTLSIVGSGDTRRYVELIDYWSNVYGFKMSCMKAEVLREPSIEICNADELITSTVEIQAFDLYKVTKDCVNFSSPFEFKVKKTGSLTAIVGYFDIFFDLDNPIYFSTGPYSPPTHWKQTVFSLNEPISITEGEILRGKLVCRRHVRDIRGLMVTIHIKNTSQVYYLE; from the exons ATGACAGATCAag CTATTTCTTCAAAAGATAATTATGAATATGAAATGGATGGAACAAGTGATGATGATAGCGGAGATGATTGGGAAGAAGTGACAGAAGATTTTGAATCTATACCGTGCCTTTTTTGTAATGAAGTTGCCAATAACTTTTCTATAGCACTAGAGCATCTAATAGCTTCACATAGATTTGATTTAAAAAACTTTATAATCAAACATTCTTTAGATACTTATTCCTATattaaattgattaattttattagacataaaaatgttttacctGATCAGCTAAATGCATTGAACATAAAAACATGGGAAAGTGAGGAATACTTAAGACCTGTTATAGAAGATGACCCTTGGTTAATGTTTG ATATTGAAGATTTAGAAGAAAagacaacgaagcctattgcATATACTGTGAATTCAGAAAATGGGTGTGTCACATTATCTGAGGCACATTTTGCCGAATTACAAAGAACAATACAAACACTTAGAGCACAATTGGAACAACGTGAATCAGCATGTCTTTTGGCAATACAG CAAATAGATGAAATGGCAGAAAAAGCACAAAAATTGATCTTAGATGGTGATTTAGATGAAAACAATGCTCTCAGCTCTTCTGGTAATTCTAATTGTAATGTTGATAAGGGTTACTTTAATATTTACAGCCATTTTGCTATACACCATGAGATGTTAAca GACAAAGTACGAACCGAAAGTTATAGAGATGCATTCTTAACAAATGCTAACAGATTTGGTAATTGTGTGATATTAGATGTTGGTTGTGGAACTGGAATTCTGTCTATGTTTGCAGCAAAAACTGGATGCCGCAAAGTAATTAGTGTTGATCAATCAAATGTAATATATCATGCAATCGATATAGTGAG agaaaataatttaagcGACATTATCACTTTAAAAAAAGGTCGGCTGGAAGACATTAATCTCGATGAAGATAAAGTAGATGCGATTGTGTCTGAGTGGATGGGATATTTCCTTCTATTCGAGGGTATGTTAGATACAGTGATATATGCGAGAGATAACTATTTGACTCCTGGTGGAATACTTCTTCCTAATAGATGCACACTCAGTATTGTGGGAAGTGGAGATACTA GGAGATATGTCGAACTTATTGATTATTGGTCGAACGTGTATGGTTTTAAAATGAGCTGTATGAAAGCGGAGGTTTTACGCGAACCGAGTATAGAGATTTGTAACGCCGACGAATTAATAACTAGCACTGTTGAGATACAAGCATTCGATTTATACAAAGTAACGAAAGATTGCGTAAATTTTTCATCGCCTTTCGAatttaaagtaaaaaagaCTGGATCGTTAACTGCGATTGTTGGCTATTTTGATATCTTCTTTGACTTGGACAATCCAATTTATTTTAGTACGGGACCTTATTCGCCTCCAACACATTGGAAGCAAACAGTATTTTCATTGAATGAACCTATTAGCATTACCGAAG GGGAAATTTTACGTGGTAAATTAGTCTGTCGTAGACATGTTAGAGATATTCGAGGACTCATGGTTACAATTCATATTAAGAATACTAGCCAGGTTTATTACTTAGAATAA
- the LOC126870884 gene encoding DCN1-like protein 5 yields MPRSKRRAPSSTNHHTPIEMSPSAHEEGISRHPSKRLRHTSSARRYSKTEDVPTASSFSQKRCITWFREYTTPDDSDTLGPEGMEKFCEDIGVEPENVVMLVLAYKMNARQMGFFTLSEWLKGLSDLQCDSISKIQQKLEYLRNQLNDPHTFKGIYRYAYDFARDKDQRSMDMETARVMLQLLLGKHWPLFTQFAQFLDQSKYKVINKDQWCNILEFSRTINHDLANYDLDGAWPVMLDEFVEWLKIQRGEEASSTEARGS; encoded by the exons ATGCCACGCAGCAAGCGTAGAGCGCCCTCTAGCACAAATCATCATACGCCTATTGAAATGTCACCTAGTGCTCATGAAGAGGGTATATCGAGGCATCCTTCAAAAAGACTTAGACATACATCTAG TGCAAGACGTTATTCAAAAACAGAAGATGTTCCAACTGCTTCATCTTTTTCCCAAAAACGTTGTATCACATGGTTTAGAGAATATACAACACCTGATGATTCAGATACTCTTGGGCCTGAAGGGATGGAAAAGTTTTGTGAGGATATTGGTGTAGAACCTGAAAATGTAGTAATGCTTGTTCTTGCATATAAAATGAATGCCCGACAAATGGGTTTCTTTACACTAAGCGAATGGTTAAAAGGTCTTTCGGACTTACAGTGTGATTCTATTAGTAAAATACAACAGAAACTTGAGTACCTAAGGAATCAATTAAATGATCCACATACATTTAAGGGAATATACAGATATGCTTATGATTTTGCTAGA GACAAAGATCAAAGAAGTATGGATATGGAAACAGCAAGAGTTATGTTACAATTACTTTTGGGAAAACATTGGCCATTGTTTACACAATTTGCTCAGTTCCTAGATCAATCGAAGTACAAAGTGATCAATAAAGATCAGTGGTGCAACATTTTAGAATTTTCTCGTACAATCAATCATGATTTAGCTAATTATGATTTAGATGGAGCAT GGCCAGTAATGCTTGATGAATTTGTTGAATGGTTAAAAATACAACGTGGTGAAGAAGCATCTTCAACAGAAGCTAGGGGCAGCTGA